From the Myxococcales bacterium genome, one window contains:
- a CDS encoding DUF4265 domain-containing protein — translation MNQAESLEFPLDVDEDWPPVSIECMPVRRTASGHEVLVAPLFVKGLSVGDVIDATREGARVLAWRHVSRSKNTTVWLLVVKKEATGGLPNVLAGLRDAGCGTVEAGSLGAYSINVPDVVSITVVDALLARLDPASIAVAFPSMRHAEADEQIEE, via the coding sequence ATGAACCAGGCCGAGTCGCTCGAGTTTCCTCTCGACGTCGATGAGGATTGGCCGCCCGTGAGCATCGAGTGCATGCCGGTGCGACGGACCGCCTCCGGACACGAGGTCTTGGTCGCGCCGCTGTTTGTGAAGGGCCTGTCGGTGGGCGACGTGATCGACGCGACGCGCGAGGGCGCCCGGGTGCTCGCCTGGCGGCACGTGTCTCGTTCGAAGAACACCACCGTCTGGCTCTTGGTCGTCAAGAAAGAGGCGACGGGCGGTTTGCCAAACGTGCTGGCCGGGTTGCGTGACGCCGGTTGCGGCACGGTGGAGGCCGGCAGCCTGGGCGCATACTCGATCAACGTGCCGGACGTGGTCTCCATCACCGTGGTCGACGCCTTGCTGGCACGTCTGGACCCAGCGTCGATCGCTGTTGCCTTCCCGTCCATGCGCCACGCCGAAGCGGACGAACAGATCGAAGAGTAG
- a CDS encoding RHS repeat-associated core domain-containing protein, translated as MVRLARYARSRSSACRRRRGFTARRRGYDTCANGKGRLCSTATHLSRIATSYTYDPEGNRDSETLSYSLSGLTGSRTSSFAIGPGGRVREQSYPDNATSQTTYKTKAQYLYDDRGQPTTLRWLPANGAAARNVAVQTRNVGGQVLTRVASLSGVAATPASPPWRNFTSTWAYDKLSRVLSQAVTDSSSVAYASQALTYRGLDDPWTMQHKLGGATYNFTFDYSARHELTSVAESGNRYTAAYTFHPSGKLNTATVCAGPLPTCVPQTGGAVLARNATYVYGSMVDPEAPTALTTPSGTFREYAYDTVGNMSSVRPGATGTPITDGFSYDGDDQLRRAIKYSNGFQTGREEYYYDLDGNRRAVVTLSGLGVPTSARVFIGDAEIELTNTGAINKVYSYLSMGTPVAKVVSPTGGWLQSSSSTVASSVELQYQGLANNTLLSVQPTGVVQSGFVYGPYGDVIQTSGTAGGLTGQHRRFNDKFRDDQTGLSYYGVRYYDPTLLAWTQADPLYRFVPDAAWGDPRKAGLYQFVLSNPLSYIDPDGRQVLIYGSERQAEPLRQAYMKVLGVGVTVVPSGIPDHLSVVVNAPKEWKFTKTQQMLVDAARDNSKIVVLHNANMGDASMFDPREVKRAGDAAKKFNPVENGGGVTAVTATGGGNVTVGGNAAEIVADVAVDFSSLPQVAAANGGKTEQTPDTVLVHEMAHAYGGCTGGHAHSCAKTSENRYRDDTGKTYRDTQKD; from the coding sequence GTGGTACGTCTCGCCCGGTACGCGCGGTCGCGCTCGAGCGCCTGTCGCCGCCGCCGCGGCTTCACCGCACGGCGGCGAGGGTACGACACCTGCGCCAACGGCAAGGGCCGGCTGTGCTCGACCGCCACGCACCTCAGCCGCATCGCCACCTCGTACACGTACGATCCGGAGGGCAATCGCGACTCGGAGACCCTGTCGTACAGCCTGAGCGGCCTGACCGGCTCGCGCACCTCGAGCTTCGCGATCGGCCCGGGCGGCCGGGTGCGCGAGCAGTCGTACCCCGACAACGCGACGTCACAGACCACCTACAAGACCAAGGCCCAGTACCTGTACGACGACCGGGGCCAGCCGACCACGCTGCGGTGGCTCCCGGCCAACGGCGCGGCCGCGCGCAACGTCGCGGTCCAGACCCGCAACGTCGGCGGGCAGGTGCTCACGCGGGTCGCCAGCCTCAGCGGGGTCGCGGCGACGCCGGCGTCCCCGCCCTGGCGCAACTTCACCAGCACGTGGGCCTACGACAAGCTGAGCCGCGTCCTGTCGCAAGCGGTCACCGACAGCTCGTCCGTCGCCTACGCGTCCCAGGCGCTGACCTACCGCGGGCTGGACGACCCGTGGACGATGCAGCACAAGCTGGGCGGGGCGACGTACAACTTCACCTTCGACTACTCGGCGCGGCACGAGCTGACCAGCGTCGCCGAGAGCGGGAACCGCTACACCGCGGCGTACACGTTCCACCCGAGCGGCAAGCTGAACACCGCGACGGTCTGCGCGGGGCCGCTGCCCACGTGCGTGCCGCAGACGGGCGGGGCCGTGCTGGCGCGCAACGCCACCTACGTCTACGGCTCGATGGTCGACCCCGAGGCGCCGACCGCGTTGACGACGCCGAGCGGGACCTTCCGCGAGTACGCGTACGACACGGTCGGCAACATGAGCAGCGTCCGGCCGGGCGCGACCGGGACGCCGATCACCGACGGGTTCTCGTACGACGGCGACGACCAGCTGCGGCGCGCCATCAAGTACAGCAACGGCTTCCAGACCGGCCGTGAGGAGTACTACTACGACCTCGACGGCAACCGGCGCGCGGTGGTCACCCTCTCGGGGCTCGGCGTGCCGACGTCGGCCCGGGTCTTCATCGGCGACGCCGAGATCGAGCTGACGAACACCGGCGCGATCAACAAGGTCTACTCCTACCTCTCGATGGGCACGCCGGTGGCGAAGGTCGTCTCGCCGACGGGCGGCTGGCTGCAGTCCTCGAGCTCGACGGTCGCGTCGTCGGTCGAGCTGCAGTACCAGGGCCTGGCGAACAACACCCTGCTCTCGGTCCAGCCCACCGGCGTCGTGCAGTCCGGCTTCGTCTACGGCCCGTACGGCGACGTCATCCAGACCTCGGGCACCGCCGGCGGGCTCACCGGCCAGCACCGCCGCTTCAACGACAAGTTCCGCGACGACCAGACCGGCCTGAGCTACTACGGCGTCCGCTACTACGACCCGACGCTCCTCGCCTGGACGCAGGCCGACCCGCTGTATCGGTTTGTGCCGGATGCGGCGTGGGGAGATCCGCGCAAGGCTGGACTCTACCAGTTTGTCTTGTCGAACCCGTTGAGCTACATTGATCCCGACGGGCGACAGGTTCTCATATACGGGTCGGAAAGGCAGGCGGAGCCATTGCGCCAAGCGTATATGAAAGTACTAGGCGTTGGTGTGACCGTGGTACCGTCAGGTATCCCCGACCACTTGTCAGTAGTAGTCAACGCGCCGAAAGAATGGAAGTTCACGAAAACGCAGCAGATGCTCGTGGATGCGGCTCGTGACAATTCGAAAATCGTGGTTCTTCACAACGCGAACATGGGCGATGCTAGTATGTTTGACCCGCGCGAAGTAAAGAGAGCGGGTGACGCCGCGAAGAAGTTCAATCCTGTTGAGAATGGTGGCGGAGTTACCGCAGTAACGGCAACTGGCGGCGGGAATGTGACGGTCGGTGGAAACGCTGCAGAGATCGTCGCTGACGTCGCCGTCGATTTTTCCTCGCTACCGCAAGTTGCTGCAGCCAACGGCGGCAAGACTGAGCAGACTCCAGACACGGTTCTCGTCCACGAAATGGCCCATGCATACGGAGGCTGTACGGGGGGTCATGCGCACTCGTGTGCAAAGACTAGCGAGAATAGGTATCGCGATGATACTGGAAAGACGTATCGCGACACTCAAAAGGACTGA
- a CDS encoding DUF4265 domain-containing protein, whose amino-acid sequence MTGHIKIAFPCTGPGGEQETETMWATAVVDGYQVDNIPFYATGLACGDVVSAQPQLDGMLRFVGLTRSGGHTTVRVVIPEPKKVGEVRAALRALGCESEGSDVPCLVAVDVPPDVRYSDVRALLDRLLAEAVLDYEEACLGQADD is encoded by the coding sequence ATGACGGGCCACATCAAGATCGCGTTTCCGTGTACAGGGCCAGGCGGCGAGCAAGAAACCGAGACGATGTGGGCGACCGCAGTCGTCGACGGATACCAGGTCGACAACATCCCCTTCTACGCGACCGGCCTGGCCTGCGGAGACGTCGTGTCGGCGCAGCCGCAGCTCGACGGCATGTTGCGGTTCGTCGGGCTGACGCGCAGCGGGGGCCACACCACCGTCAGAGTGGTCATCCCCGAACCCAAGAAGGTCGGCGAAGTCCGGGCCGCGCTCCGAGCCCTCGGATGCGAATCAGAGGGGAGCGACGTCCCATGTCTCGTCGCCGTCGATGTCCCACCCGACGTGCGCTACTCGGATGTGCGTGCCCTGTTGGACAGGCTGCTCGCTGAAGCCGTCTTGGACTACGAAGAAGCTTGCCTTGGGCAGGCCGACGATTGA